In bacterium, the sequence TTAACCTTACGCATTCTTCCCTCTATCTCTAATAACGCTGAAGCAATCCATCGATAGCGTTGTGTAGATGTTTTCCAATTTTTCACTTTTCCAATATATTTATTTAATTGGGAATTCAAATTTTCAATACAATTTGTTGTAGAAAAACTTCTACTAAAAAGCTCATGCAATTCCAAACGATGTAAAGTCAAGGTCTCTTCTAAACCTTCTTCCAATGAACGAGAAGCGCTCAAATTCTTTTTTGCCAAATCACGTTGTATTGTTAAAAGTTGTTGTTTTGCTTCTGCATAACTCTCGCAATTATAGGCTTTGTTCAGGCGTTTTCTATAGGTCTTCTGATCTTGTTCATTTAGGTAGCTTACTACATTTTCTCTTTTATGCCATTGGCATCGTTGAATCAAAACATAATCGCCAAAAACCATTTCCACGGCTTTGCGGATCCCTTTGGAACCATCAATCACACATAATAATCCGGTTTGATAATTTAAACCTCGTTCGATCAACTCATTCAGTAACTCTTTGATCGAATCGGCATTCTCTGTATGGCTCTGTATAAATCCAATCGGAAGCTTGTCGCCGGATTCGGTAACGCCCAACACAATGATGATTTGCTCTTTGGCTAACCTCTTACCGTCAATAAATAACGCTACGAACTGGTAAGGATGTAATGACCTCTTTTCGAATTCCTTTAGCTTTTCACTGCTTTGTTCAACAAATTGACGGCTAACAGTGGAGGCGCTTAAACCAAAACTATCCAATAATGTCTCGATTACTTGGCCATAATCTTGCATACTCAAACCACATAAAATGGCTTTGGACAATTGATCTGTTGGCTCTTTTAATTCTTGTAACTTGCGATAATTCTCTAAAGATATATGACTACCTGTAACCTTATCATAGACTCTTGGTACATCTATTTTTATCCGTTGATTCCCAGACTTAAC encodes:
- a CDS encoding transposase, which gives rise to MKLSLLQHHFELVRFLINEILDEEVESLCGQRYKHTRPYENRYSRWGTNPGSVKSGNQRIKIDVPRVYDKVTGSHISLENYRKLQELKEPTDQLSKAILCGLSMQDYGQVIETLLDSFGLSASTVSRQFVEQSSEKLKEFEKRSLHPYQFVALFIDGKRLAKEQIIIVLGVTESGDKLPIGFIQSHTENADSIKELLNELIERGLNYQTGLLCVIDGSKGIRKAVEMVFGDYVLIQRCQWHKRENVVSYLNEQDQKTYRKRLNKAYNCESYAEAKQQLLTIQRDLAKKNLSASRSLEEGLEETLTLHRLELHELFSRSFSTTNCIENLNSQLNKYIGKVKNWKTSTQRYRWIASALLEIEGRMRKV